The nucleotide window AATGTAGCAAAATTTGCCAAAGGGGGAGGCCTCCCGCACCACCTAAAGGTGGCCATGTACACTAAGCGCTAAAGTGCTAAGTGTACAAAGGTCGCTCCAGCCGCTTTGTCAGCCCGCCTTACTTAGGTCATCCCCGCGCAGGCGGGGATCTCCTTGCGGCTTCCGCTACCCCCTCTCCTAGGGGGCCACCCCCTAAAACCCCTCCCTCTGTCATCCCCGCCCATTCGGCCTTGCTCAGGGCAGGCTCCGGCGGGGATACACTATCACCCCCCCCCTTTGTCATCCCCGCGAAGGCGGGGATCTCCCATCCTCACCCCCGTACGGGCAATTTCCCACCCATTTTATAGGTTTACCGAGGTGACTACCGTCACATGTTTTTCTTGTTGTAATATTTTCGTAAGTATTTTGTGCGATTTACTCTTGACTGACAAAGTAAAATATTCTAAATTGTACTATGTAAAGAAAAAAAAACAAGGTGTAGAAAATATGAAAAAATGGTCATTTTCGAACAAATTTGTTCTAATCGCTGGCCTGGTCTTGGCAAGCCAGGGGTTTGCTGCTCTTGACTGTGCGACTGGCACGGGTTGGGGCGATTTTTTGACACAGGAAGCCACCAAGGGTAGCGACGGCTACTATGAAATTGATACGCCGGAAAAACTGGCGTGGGTTTCTTGCAAAACTACAAATGGGTCGTTGGTTTCTAATAAATTTAAATTGACCACTGATATAGATCTTGGAGGAAAACTTTTCATCCCTATTGCAGCAGGAAAAGGTGAAAAAGTAAATGGAACTAATGTGAAATTTACAGGGACTTTGGATGGTCAAGGACATACCATTAAGGGCTTGTATATCAAGGGTTCTGAAATTGCAAAATCGGAAGTAAATGGTGCCCCAATTTATGCGCAAAACATTGGTCTTGTTGCTATTCTTAGCGGTGGAACCATTAAGAACCTTGTTTTGGAAGTTTCCGAAATTTATGCTTCGAGCTCTGCTGGAGAGGACGGAACTCAGGGTAAGGACAATCCTATCTCTGTGGGTACCCTCGTGGGGTGGATGGAAAAAGGAAAAATTGAAAATTGTGTTGTTGAAGGGAGTATTACCACAAGTGGGGGATCGAATCGAGTCGGTGGCTTGGTCGGAAATGTGTGGAGTGCGACTATCACCGATTGTGTAAGTGATGTGTCCATATCTGCAAGTGGAACAGACACCCATGTGGGTGGTGTTGTTGGTGCGCTAAGAAAGGGGGGGACTGTGAACCTATCCTCTTGTGTTTTTGAAGGTGATACCCTTATCAGTACAGGAGGAACTGCTGGTGGAATCGTTGGATACCATGAAAATGCTACTGTGAATGCAAACAACTTGTATTATACCGGTGATTATCCGGGTACAGGTAAGCCCAAAGCCGGTGTTACTATTCCTACCTCCCAAAAAGACGATGATGAACTCAATTCAGAAGAAGTCGTGTGCGGATTGAATGGGGGCTCATGGAATAGTGCTACTCAAATCTGTTCTGGTGATACTACGAGAAATGTCTGGTCAGAAGGTGTGACCGGTATTTCTATGAACGGTTCCGACGGCTACAAGGTTTCTTTCAATGCCAACGGTGGAACTTTTGCCTCTGGAGCAAAGATCTTCAAGATCGTTGCCAACGGCGCTACGATTACGGCTGATGAAATTACTGTGCCAACGCTTGCCAATAAAAAATTCGCTGGCTGGGCCACAACGACAGGTGCTAAAGAACCGACCACCCTAGGTGTTGCCAGTGCAAATACGACTATTTATGCCGTTTGGTACGACATTTATACGGTTACCTTCAATACAAATTCTGATCCCTTTACGATTCAGGTTCCTAAGCATGGAGTCGTTGCGGTAGAAGGCTTTACCGTTCCTAGTTCTTATAAGATTCCCGACCCTGAAAGCGAAGGTGATTCCATAAAGTATTACTTTACGGGATGGGCTTTTGAAGCGAAATGGTTGGAAGTGAATCAAGATCCTACATCCTCCGACACCCTGCATTTGGCCAATATCGATGTCGTTCAGGATACTGCTTTGTACCCTGTTTGGACCAGAGCGGAAACATATTCTGTGACATTTGATGCGACCCTACATGGAAAGACTTATGTCCGGTTTGTCAAGAAGGTAAATCAGGGCGATGCGGTTGAAGAACCGGATGTGCGAGATATTTTCACAGATCCGGGATACAAGATCGTTGACTGGTGCACTAATGAAAATTGTACAGAAGGAAGTAAGTATGATTTTGCTAGTTCGTTAGATAGTAATCTTACTCTGTATGCTGAATGGGATCTTGAGAAATACGCGATTAACTATGTGATGAATAGTGGTACGAATAATGTCGCCAATCCAGACTCGTTCACCGTTGAATCTGACACCATTATCTTTGCCGAGCCTACACGTTCTGGCTACGCCTTTGAAGGGTGGTTCTATGATGCCGGCTTTACACAACCGGCTACTGGAATAGCGACGAATACCGTTACGGGCGACATAACTTTGTATGCTGGGTGGATTCAGCAGTTCTATACGGTCGAATATCTTTCGGGTAACGAAGTGTCGGCAACGATTGTGGCCGATAAGGTGCCTGTGGGTACGGGCTTAACCCTGAAGGGTGAGGCGTTTGCTCTTGAACGTGATGGGTATGTCCATAAGGGCTGGAGCAAGACGCCCAATGGACCTCTTGCATATAACTTTGGTGATACCTACAGCAATCATGAGGATTTGATTCTCTATCCTCACTGGGTAAAGGCAACATCTTATGGTGCTGTAACTGTTTACACCTATGAAAACGATACCGGCCGTAAGGAAGCTGTCATTGATGGCAATTCTTCTCTTTATACAAGCATCCCTAAAGATATCGAAGTAGATACGGTGATCTTTGAAAGGGAATTCCCGGTGGGTAACCGTTCAACCATTGTGCTGCCCTTTGATATTGCGGTCGCAAATACTCATGGTGGCAAGTTTAATGTTCTGTCTTCCATATCGGGCGATTTCAAGACGATTACTCTTGGCGAAAAGTCTTCGCAGCTGTATGCCTACGAACCCTATGTGATGCTTGCCGATCAGTCTACGCTGACTTTTGATGGACCTGTTACCCTCAAGAAGACCGTAGATGGCGAAAAGCAAATCGGTACTAGCGATTGGTACTTTGTGCCTGCATACGAGAAGATTGTGTTCGGCGAACGGGATGATTTGTTAGGTCGTGCCTACGGGTTTGCCGGTAAGGCCGTGGATAAAATTACGGTAGGTCAGTTTGTAAAGGTTGGAGGCAGCGCCTATGTAAATCCGATGAGAGCCTACCTGGTGTACAGGGGTGAATTGAATGGCTCCTCTGCCACCAAGTCTGCTGTCGGTTCTGGTTTCGGAACGGTACTCCCGGATGAGATCAACGTGGTTGTCCAGGATGAACAAGGCAACATTGTGGAACGGGGTGTCTTGGATACCAAGACAGGCGAGTTCCACATGGATAGCTGGTACGACCTGCAAGGCCGTAAGCTGAACGGACAGCCCAAGGTTCAGGGAACCTACTACCGCAACGGTAAGAGGGTTATCGTAAAGTAGGACCGTATGAAAAAGCCGTACCAAGTCCCGACAATAAAATTTGTATATTTGGGTCTGCCTAATCGAAATCTTTTGTCGGATGATGAAGAAAAAGAATTGCCGGATGTAATCGGCGTGATTCAGGGATCTCCGGTCCCTTAATGGAGAAAAGATGGAAATGAAAAAGAAAGAGTATCTCGCGCCGGAATTGACTGTGGTGGAGATGGATCCGCAGGCTTCGTTGCTTGATGCCAGCGAATATAATGATGGCCCCTTGAGTCTCGTGCCTACGTCTAACGACCATCTGGCCTAGGCGGGATTTATTTTTTTGTAGTATCGGTAGTGGCTTTTTCCACGGTTTTGATGGCGGCTTCTTTTGCCGCCTTTTTCGCGTTCTCGACAGCCTTTTCTGCTTCTTTTTCGGCGGCTTCCTTGGCGGCATCTACGGCGGAGTCCGCCATTTCGGTGGCTTTCTTTTCGGCCATGTCGATGATATCTACCTCTTCAGAGGAGATTCCCATAGTCTCTAGGCTCCACCTATAGGCACTGTACGAAAGGGCGTTGTTGCGGGCGTCCCTGAGTCCGCCCGAGGCGGGAATCAGGTGGATGATGGTCAGGAACAGGAAACAGAGTATTAGGGCTTTTACAACGCCGAGCCCTGCACCGAGAAGTCTGTTCACGCCGCTGATGGCGGAATCCTTGACGATGTTGTGCAGAAAATGCCCGATGAACGAGAAAAGCAAGAAGGGAACCAGGAATCCGACGCAGACGCAGATGATTTTTACGGTCAGTCCGTCAATTTCCAAGTTTGTGGCGATAAAATTCCCGATGACATCCGTGGCAAAATAGGCTCCCAGCAGGCCTGCTACCCAGGCAACCAGTTTAAAGATGCTCTTCAGAAGACCATGCCACAGCCCAAGCAGGGCGAATATCGCGATGATGACACAGCAGACAATATCAATCCAGACCATTTATAAATCTCGACTTATAGGAAATGAACAAGTATCCAGAGGGTTGCCACTACTACTGCTCCTAAGATGGCCCCTGCAATAAAGAATTTCTTAGACCTGTCGGGGACGATTTGCGGCTCTACCAGGGATTCCTTGCTGTTGAGGGTGGCAAGGACCCATTCGGCCAGGTACGGCTCCATGTGCCTGGGGTAGCCCTTCATGATTTTGGACAAGTCGTCTGCGGCGTCTGCGGCAGAGAGGTAGCGCTTTGAAGGGTTCTTGGCCAAAAGCTTGAGGATGACTTTTATCAGTGCCTTGGGAGTCCCCTTGGGGAAAGCTTCCGCCTTGATGCGGAGCTTTTGGATGCGCTTGAATGTCTTGGAGAGGTTCTCTCCGCGGAAAACGTTTTCGCCCAGGAGCATTTCGGCCCCGATGATACCCATGCTGAACAGGTCCGAAAGGGGAGTGGCGTCTTCGTTCAGGGTCTGTTCCGGACTCATGTAGGCGCCGGTTCCGATTTGGGAACCTGCAACCGTGAGCGTCAGGTCGTCTTCGTTTTCTTTTTCGGCGTGGGCGACGCCAAAGTCCAACAGGCGGATGCGACCGTCCTTGTCGATCATCAGGTTCGCGGGCTTCAGGTCCCTGTGGACAATGCCGTAGCGGTGCACCTCGCTTAAGGCTGTGAGAATCTCGTACAAGATGGAAAGTACCACCCAGAGAGGGGGTTGCTTGCAGCAGTCCAAAAGTTCCCGGAGGCTCTTGCCCTCTACGAACTCCATCGATAGTGAAAGCTGGCCGTCGCTCTCCTTCCAGAGGGCGTAAGGCTGGATGATGGCTGGGTGGTTCAGGTGGGCGAGAATTTTCGCTTCCCGCTCGAAACGCAAAATGAAATCGTCCTGGTTCAACAGGACCTGGCGCATCTGCTTGACCACCACCATGCGGTCGAGAGACGGGTCGTGGCAGAGCCACACGTTTCCCATGGCTCCGTGTCCCAGCATTTGTGTGGGCGTGTAGCCACCGATTTTCTTGGGGAGTTTAGTCTTCGCTTCGGCCATGGTCCTAAAGATAATATAAGTTTATGAGAATATGTAAAATAAGTAACGAATTATCAGTATTCAGTTCTCAGTCTTCAGTACAAAATTTGGCACCAAAGGCGCGACTATAAAAACTCACCACTCACTTCTTGTCGCTCAGGTAAATGCTTTGGTGCTTGGTTTTGGGGCTCGGGTTCGGGTAGTCCAGAATGTAGTGCAGCCCGCGGGATTCGTGCCTGCGGAGCGCCGCGATAAGGATCATCTTCGACACCTGCAGGGCGTTCTGGAATTCCAAGAAATGGATGTTCTCCGTTTCCTTGTTCTTGATGGCGGCTTGCAGGTCGGCTTCCAGTTCTTCGATGACTTTCAGCCCCTGGTTCAGACCAGCTACCGTGCGGACGATTCCGCAGTGGGTCCACATCATGTCTTGCAGAATCTTGCGGCGCTTTTTCCAGTAGGGAGCCTTCGCGAAACTGATGAACTGTTTTTTGCCCTTGGGCGGAACGGTCAGCTTGCTTTTCAGAAGACCGCTCTTCTGGATGTCATCGACGGCCCGGAGCGCAAAGACCACGCTTTCCAGCAGGGAGTTGGAGGCGAGGCGGTTTGCCCCGTGGACGCCCGTGGCGGCGACTTCGCCGCAGGCGTACAGGCCCTTGATTTCGGTACGGGACCAGGTGTCCACCAGTACGCCTCCGCACATGTAATGTGCCGCGGGCACCACGGGAATCCATTCCTTGGTGATGTCGATGCCTGCTTCCAGGCACTTGGCGTAGATGTTCGGGAAATGGCTCTTGATGTCCTTGGGCGTGCGACCGCTCAGGTCGATGTACATGTGGGGCTTGCCCAGGCGCTGCATCTCGCTGTGGATGGCCCGGGCCACGATGTCGCGGGGCGCGAGAGAATGGAGCGGGTGCACCTGGTTCATGAACTCTTCGCCCTTGTCGTTCTTCAGGATCCCGCCGAACCCTCGGACCGCTTCTGAAATCAGGAACGGCTTCTTTAGGCTGGGCGCATAAAGGCTTGTGGGGTGGAACTGCATGAACTCAATGTCTTGCAGGGCGGCTCCTGCACGGGCGGCAATGGCCATGCCGTCGCCGCAGCTGTCCGGCGGGCAGACGGTGTACTGCCAGATGCGGCCGGCGCCACCTGTAGAGAGGATGGTGGCCTTGGCGTAGATTTTTTCAATTTCGCCGGTCTTCTGGTGGATGATTTCGGCACCGATGCACTGCTTGGCCTTGCCTGTGCCCTTGCAAATCAAGTCCTTGATGTAGCAGTTTTCCAGATAGTCGATGTTCTTCTGCTTGTGGAGCTCTGCCAAAAGGGCCCGCATAATCTCCTTGCCGGTAAGGTCTGCGGCATGCAATATGCGGTGGTGGCTATGGCCACCCTCCAGGTGCAGGTCGAACTGGGTCTTGTCCGTGGGGTTCGGGGTAAAGAGCACGCCCCATTTCACCAGCTGTTTG belongs to Fibrobacter sp. and includes:
- a CDS encoding InlB B-repeat-containing protein: MTDKVKYSKLYYVKKKKQGVENMKKWSFSNKFVLIAGLVLASQGFAALDCATGTGWGDFLTQEATKGSDGYYEIDTPEKLAWVSCKTTNGSLVSNKFKLTTDIDLGGKLFIPIAAGKGEKVNGTNVKFTGTLDGQGHTIKGLYIKGSEIAKSEVNGAPIYAQNIGLVAILSGGTIKNLVLEVSEIYASSSAGEDGTQGKDNPISVGTLVGWMEKGKIENCVVEGSITTSGGSNRVGGLVGNVWSATITDCVSDVSISASGTDTHVGGVVGALRKGGTVNLSSCVFEGDTLISTGGTAGGIVGYHENATVNANNLYYTGDYPGTGKPKAGVTIPTSQKDDDELNSEEVVCGLNGGSWNSATQICSGDTTRNVWSEGVTGISMNGSDGYKVSFNANGGTFASGAKIFKIVANGATITADEITVPTLANKKFAGWATTTGAKEPTTLGVASANTTIYAVWYDIYTVTFNTNSDPFTIQVPKHGVVAVEGFTVPSSYKIPDPESEGDSIKYYFTGWAFEAKWLEVNQDPTSSDTLHLANIDVVQDTALYPVWTRAETYSVTFDATLHGKTYVRFVKKVNQGDAVEEPDVRDIFTDPGYKIVDWCTNENCTEGSKYDFASSLDSNLTLYAEWDLEKYAINYVMNSGTNNVANPDSFTVESDTIIFAEPTRSGYAFEGWFYDAGFTQPATGIATNTVTGDITLYAGWIQQFYTVEYLSGNEVSATIVADKVPVGTGLTLKGEAFALERDGYVHKGWSKTPNGPLAYNFGDTYSNHEDLILYPHWVKATSYGAVTVYTYENDTGRKEAVIDGNSSLYTSIPKDIEVDTVIFEREFPVGNRSTIVLPFDIAVANTHGGKFNVLSSISGDFKTITLGEKSSQLYAYEPYVMLADQSTLTFDGPVTLKKTVDGEKQIGTSDWYFVPAYEKIVFGERDDLLGRAYGFAGKAVDKITVGQFVKVGGSAYVNPMRAYLVYRGELNGSSATKSAVGSGFGTVLPDEINVVVQDEQGNIVERGVLDTKTGEFHMDSWYDLQGRKLNGQPKVQGTYYRNGKRVIVK
- a CDS encoding CvpA family protein is translated as MVWIDIVCCVIIAIFALLGLWHGLLKSIFKLVAWVAGLLGAYFATDVIGNFIATNLEIDGLTVKIICVCVGFLVPFLLFSFIGHFLHNIVKDSAISGVNRLLGAGLGVVKALILCFLFLTIIHLIPASGGLRDARNNALSYSAYRWSLETMGISSEEVDIIDMAEKKATEMADSAVDAAKEAAEKEAEKAVENAKKAAKEAAIKTVEKATTDTTKK
- a CDS encoding serine/threonine protein kinase yields the protein MAEAKTKLPKKIGGYTPTQMLGHGAMGNVWLCHDPSLDRMVVVKQMRQVLLNQDDFILRFEREAKILAHLNHPAIIQPYALWKESDGQLSLSMEFVEGKSLRELLDCCKQPPLWVVLSILYEILTALSEVHRYGIVHRDLKPANLMIDKDGRIRLLDFGVAHAEKENEDDLTLTVAGSQIGTGAYMSPEQTLNEDATPLSDLFSMGIIGAEMLLGENVFRGENLSKTFKRIQKLRIKAEAFPKGTPKALIKVILKLLAKNPSKRYLSAADAADDLSKIMKGYPRHMEPYLAEWVLATLNSKESLVEPQIVPDRSKKFFIAGAILGAVVVATLWILVHFL
- the nadB gene encoding L-aspartate oxidase — protein: MYDILVLGAGISGLSAALHAAEKGLSVVILTKGAKPDGSSNYAQGGIATVTEKTDKFEFHIADTLEAGAGLCKKEPVNILTKSGPATIKQLVKWGVLFTPNPTDKTQFDLHLEGGHSHHRILHAADLTGKEIMRALLAELHKQKNIDYLENCYIKDLICKGTGKAKQCIGAEIIHQKTGEIEKIYAKATILSTGGAGRIWQYTVCPPDSCGDGMAIAARAGAALQDIEFMQFHPTSLYAPSLKKPFLISEAVRGFGGILKNDKGEEFMNQVHPLHSLAPRDIVARAIHSEMQRLGKPHMYIDLSGRTPKDIKSHFPNIYAKCLEAGIDITKEWIPVVPAAHYMCGGVLVDTWSRTEIKGLYACGEVAATGVHGANRLASNSLLESVVFALRAVDDIQKSGLLKSKLTVPPKGKKQFISFAKAPYWKKRRKILQDMMWTHCGIVRTVAGLNQGLKVIEELEADLQAAIKNKETENIHFLEFQNALQVSKMILIAALRRHESRGLHYILDYPNPSPKTKHQSIYLSDKK